A part of Citrifermentans bremense genomic DNA contains:
- a CDS encoding multicopper oxidase domain-containing protein, translating into MNRLTKMVMTGLAMLVMTLGIYPQTAQAIDETKVPHYYGPYPNWALSPLPSKDLSTGVVTGGIKKFVNRLPGLGEANANDLGNFLPVAVPDTTTYADADYYEIGLVQYRQKMHSDLPPTLLRGYVQLSTTVVPGAQVPLANATVDGTPDVPIVGYAGVTKPSYLGPVIVAKKDRPVRIVFRNLLPTGSGGDLFLPVDSTMMGSGMGPMGMTDPMDGKSVTDMVRNPMCTENPKSDMCFKDNRSTLHLHGGITPWISDGTPHQWITPKDEMTPWPKGVSVSNVPDMPDPGPGAMTFFYTNQQSARLMFYHDHSWGITRLNVYAGQAAGYIIQDDTEQALLDKGLIPGAADTIPLIIQDRTFVPPGDKATRTGQLYESDPTWDEARWGGYGNLWYHHVYMPAQNPSDPSGMSAYGRWMYGPWFWPPATPKYPPIPNPRYNMDPATAFTTPLAKACNLDDPTSWQYQTDPFCEPELIPGTPNISVGMEQFNDTPIVNGTAYPYTTVDPKAYRLRILNAANDRFFNLQLYVADSTGTEVALNAAEIAAAQLDPVVFPTPDTTLSPKGPDWIQIGSEGGFLPTPAVIPPQPITWITDPTRFDVGNVDQHSLALAPAERADVIVDFSKYAGQTLILYNDAPAAYPARVPSYDYYTGAPDLSPNGAPGVLPGYGPNTRTVMQIKVNALADPTVPAAPFNLPALQQAFTHQPDGTPSVFETGQHPIIVGQAAYNSAYGTNFAAKSWCNAPGSSNQTCDGFARISDQGGDLFGFNTLLNQTAKFQIPLEPKAVHDEMNAVAFDEFGRMTANIGVEAVPAKPGLQNVVLYPYVNPPTELIDGTNLPKGDLNITPISTADGTQIWKITHNGVDTHPIHFHLYDVQVLNRVTWDNIIIPPDANELGWKDTVRVSPLEDTIVALRPVVPSLPFEIPNSIRLLNPMMPAGDTSMFEPTDVSGNPTDPIINQLVNFGWEYVYHCHILSHEEMDMMRPVLLALPPKPADGLSFAINGNGNKARLTLNWNDNSISETGFLVQKTTDGATWTNVGSVASPLSAVNTTGQKSIVDPANYNPNLVAKYQVVAQNTVGYGGQMPSLTVSSVSAPLLTGTVPATPTALTATLQAGPQVTLSFTDTALTEIGFVVERSDNGGAFVQVAKLGARSNTGAVSYIDKTVAAGATDTTYVYRVAAINAAGLSGYAVAAPLLLPALPAAPAGVTAVNGPNGNGNSRTVILNWQDLSNNETGFTVQRATNATFTTGVSNANVGAGVTTLTQTGLARNTNYYYRVRANNGNIVSSAWVAATPSPIRTNP; encoded by the coding sequence ATGAACAGGCTGACTAAAATGGTGATGACAGGCCTGGCTATGCTGGTCATGACGTTGGGGATTTACCCGCAGACCGCACAGGCAATCGACGAAACGAAGGTCCCTCACTACTACGGGCCTTATCCTAACTGGGCGCTCAGCCCGCTTCCTTCCAAGGACCTCTCTACCGGCGTCGTCACCGGCGGCATCAAGAAATTCGTGAACCGCCTGCCGGGGCTGGGCGAAGCCAACGCCAACGATCTGGGGAACTTCCTCCCGGTGGCGGTCCCGGACACGACCACCTACGCCGATGCGGACTACTACGAGATCGGCCTGGTGCAGTACCGGCAGAAGATGCACTCCGACCTACCGCCGACGCTTCTGCGCGGCTACGTGCAGCTCTCCACGACGGTCGTCCCCGGCGCACAGGTCCCCCTGGCCAACGCCACGGTTGACGGCACCCCCGACGTACCCATCGTCGGCTACGCCGGCGTCACCAAGCCGAGCTACCTGGGCCCTGTCATCGTAGCCAAGAAAGACCGCCCGGTACGCATCGTGTTCAGGAACCTGCTTCCGACCGGCTCCGGCGGCGACCTTTTCCTCCCGGTCGACTCCACCATGATGGGCTCCGGGATGGGGCCGATGGGGATGACGGACCCGATGGACGGAAAGAGCGTGACCGACATGGTGCGTAACCCGATGTGCACCGAAAACCCGAAATCCGACATGTGCTTCAAGGACAACAGGAGCACCCTGCACCTGCACGGCGGCATCACCCCGTGGATCAGCGATGGCACCCCGCACCAGTGGATCACCCCGAAGGACGAGATGACCCCCTGGCCCAAAGGGGTGAGCGTGAGCAACGTCCCCGACATGCCGGATCCGGGCCCCGGCGCCATGACCTTCTTCTACACCAACCAGCAGAGCGCAAGGCTCATGTTCTACCACGACCACTCCTGGGGGATCACCCGCCTGAACGTGTACGCAGGCCAGGCTGCCGGCTACATCATCCAGGACGACACCGAGCAGGCGCTTTTGGATAAGGGGCTCATCCCGGGCGCCGCAGACACCATCCCGCTCATCATCCAGGACCGCACCTTCGTCCCCCCCGGCGACAAGGCGACCCGCACCGGACAGCTCTACGAATCGGACCCGACCTGGGACGAGGCCCGCTGGGGCGGCTACGGCAACCTCTGGTACCACCACGTCTACATGCCGGCGCAAAACCCCTCGGATCCCTCCGGGATGAGCGCGTACGGCCGCTGGATGTACGGCCCCTGGTTCTGGCCCCCGGCAACACCCAAATATCCGCCGATCCCGAACCCGCGCTACAACATGGACCCGGCGACCGCCTTCACCACGCCTTTGGCTAAGGCCTGCAACCTGGACGACCCGACCTCCTGGCAGTACCAGACCGACCCGTTCTGCGAGCCCGAGCTGATCCCGGGAACCCCGAACATCTCGGTGGGCATGGAGCAGTTCAACGACACGCCGATAGTCAACGGCACCGCTTACCCCTACACCACGGTGGATCCGAAGGCGTACCGCCTGCGCATCCTGAACGCGGCGAACGACCGCTTCTTCAACCTGCAGCTCTACGTCGCCGACTCGACCGGCACCGAGGTGGCGCTGAACGCAGCGGAAATTGCAGCCGCGCAGCTCGACCCGGTGGTCTTCCCGACCCCGGACACCACCCTCTCGCCGAAAGGGCCGGACTGGATCCAGATAGGGAGCGAGGGCGGCTTCCTGCCGACCCCGGCGGTGATCCCGCCGCAGCCGATCACCTGGATCACCGACCCGACCCGCTTCGACGTGGGTAACGTGGACCAGCACTCCCTCGCCCTGGCACCTGCCGAGCGTGCCGACGTCATCGTCGACTTCTCGAAATACGCCGGGCAGACGCTGATCCTCTACAACGACGCCCCGGCGGCGTACCCGGCCAGGGTGCCCAGCTACGACTACTACACCGGCGCCCCCGACCTCTCCCCCAACGGCGCCCCCGGCGTCCTCCCGGGATACGGCCCGAACACGAGGACCGTGATGCAGATCAAGGTCAACGCCCTTGCCGACCCGACCGTCCCTGCGGCTCCCTTCAACCTGCCGGCACTGCAGCAGGCGTTCACCCACCAGCCTGACGGCACACCGAGCGTCTTCGAGACCGGGCAGCACCCGATCATCGTAGGACAGGCGGCGTACAACTCAGCCTACGGCACCAACTTCGCGGCCAAGAGCTGGTGCAACGCACCGGGAAGCAGCAACCAGACATGCGACGGCTTCGCCCGCATCTCCGACCAGGGTGGCGATCTCTTCGGCTTCAACACCCTGCTGAACCAGACGGCCAAATTCCAGATCCCGCTGGAGCCCAAGGCGGTCCATGACGAGATGAACGCGGTTGCCTTCGACGAGTTCGGCAGGATGACCGCCAACATCGGCGTCGAGGCCGTGCCGGCCAAACCAGGCCTGCAGAACGTCGTCCTCTACCCGTACGTGAACCCGCCGACCGAGCTGATCGACGGCACCAACCTCCCGAAAGGAGACCTGAACATAACCCCGATCTCGACTGCCGACGGGACCCAGATCTGGAAAATCACCCATAACGGCGTAGACACGCACCCGATCCACTTCCACCTCTACGACGTGCAGGTACTTAACCGCGTGACCTGGGACAACATCATCATCCCGCCGGATGCAAACGAACTGGGATGGAAGGACACCGTGCGGGTCAGCCCGCTCGAGGACACCATCGTGGCGCTAAGGCCTGTGGTCCCGAGCCTCCCGTTCGAGATCCCGAACAGCATCAGGCTGCTCAACCCGATGATGCCCGCAGGGGACACCTCGATGTTCGAGCCGACAGACGTCTCCGGCAACCCGACCGATCCCATCATCAACCAGCTGGTCAACTTCGGTTGGGAGTACGTCTACCATTGCCACATCCTGAGCCACGAAGAGATGGACATGATGCGGCCGGTATTGCTCGCCTTGCCGCCGAAACCTGCCGACGGGCTCAGCTTCGCCATCAACGGCAACGGGAACAAGGCAAGACTGACCCTTAACTGGAACGACAACTCCATCAGCGAGACCGGGTTCCTGGTGCAAAAGACCACCGACGGCGCTACCTGGACCAACGTAGGCAGCGTGGCTTCTCCGCTTAGCGCGGTCAACACCACCGGACAAAAGAGCATCGTCGACCCGGCAAACTACAATCCGAACCTGGTAGCCAAATACCAGGTAGTGGCGCAGAACACCGTGGGTTACGGCGGCCAGATGCCGAGCCTGACCGTCAGCTCGGTATCCGCTCCGCTTCTGACCGGCACCGTGCCGGCGACACCGACCGCGCTCACCGCCACCCTGCAGGCAGGACCGCAGGTAACCCTCAGCTTCACCGACACCGCCCTGACCGAAATCGGCTTCGTGGTTGAGCGCTCCGACAACGGCGGCGCCTTCGTCCAGGTAGCCAAACTCGGGGCACGCAGCAACACCGGCGCCGTGAGCTACATCGACAAGACGGTGGCAGCCGGGGCAACCGACACCACCTACGTCTACCGCGTGGCGGCCATCAACGCCGCAGGGCTCTCCGGATACGCGGTGGCAGCACCGCTGCTCCTTCCGGCCCTCCCTGCAGCGCCGGCCGGCGTCACCGCCGTCAACGGCCCGAACGGCAACGGCAACAGCAGGACCGTGATCCTGAATTGGCAGGATCTCTCCAACAACGAGACCGGCTTCACAGTGCAGCGCGCCACCAACGCCACCTTCACCACCGGCGTTAGCAACGCCAACGTTGGGGCAGGGGTGACCACGCTGACCCAGACCGGCCTGGCACGGAACACCAACTACTACTACCGGGTCCGCGCCAACAACGGGAACATCGTCTCCTCCGCATGGGTAGCCGCTACTCCTTCGCCCATACGGACCAACCCGTAA
- a CDS encoding ABC transporter substrate-binding protein, whose amino-acid sequence MPTIPMLPRFAVILLILLALVLPHPSRCDAKGNAKPETVVFTYQPLASPGGALAAALKHDRVLREELTRLGVSLQMVPVRDGCEAASYLSSGKAQVATLGDMPFLKAVSSGVPLYAIALIKQNYGAVVGPMGLLPSDLKGKRIANTFGSTGHYVLLKTLSNSGLTESDVTMVPLEVTEMEEALLKGKVDAYAAWAPTPELTLARYPDRFAAIGKHRSLSFAAFSKNLADRRPELPRQMAAALVRCMKWLAKENRALERVAGWNLQDVKSLQPRQASRERRSQAEDLRRELSAIAFTPRMPKGIDAEGGSMAEEFRFLKKVGKIPPTVPWQMCQGAFRLDYVDQVLRNAAKYRIARFDYDQN is encoded by the coding sequence ATGCCCACAATCCCCATGCTCCCACGCTTCGCAGTCATCCTCCTGATCCTGCTGGCGCTGGTACTGCCGCACCCTTCCCGCTGCGACGCGAAAGGCAACGCCAAACCCGAGACGGTGGTCTTCACCTACCAGCCCCTCGCTTCTCCGGGCGGGGCGCTGGCCGCTGCTCTGAAACACGACCGGGTGCTGCGCGAGGAGCTCACGCGCTTGGGCGTGTCGCTGCAGATGGTGCCGGTGCGCGACGGCTGCGAAGCGGCGAGCTACCTCTCCTCCGGGAAGGCACAGGTTGCCACTTTAGGGGACATGCCTTTCCTCAAGGCCGTTTCCTCCGGCGTTCCCCTCTACGCCATTGCCCTGATAAAGCAGAACTACGGCGCGGTGGTGGGGCCGATGGGACTTTTGCCCAGCGACCTAAAGGGAAAGAGGATAGCCAACACCTTCGGGAGCACCGGCCACTACGTCTTGCTGAAGACCCTTTCCAACTCGGGGCTCACCGAGTCCGACGTCACCATGGTGCCACTGGAGGTGACCGAGATGGAGGAGGCGCTCCTCAAGGGAAAGGTCGACGCCTATGCGGCGTGGGCGCCCACCCCGGAGCTGACCCTGGCGCGCTACCCCGACCGCTTCGCCGCCATCGGCAAGCATCGCAGCCTATCCTTCGCGGCCTTTTCCAAGAACCTCGCCGACAGGCGCCCGGAGCTGCCACGCCAGATGGCTGCTGCCCTGGTGCGCTGCATGAAATGGCTGGCCAAGGAGAACAGGGCGCTTGAGCGGGTGGCGGGATGGAACCTCCAGGACGTCAAGTCGCTCCAGCCCAGGCAGGCCTCACGGGAGCGGCGCTCGCAGGCCGAGGACCTGCGCCGCGAACTCTCAGCCATCGCCTTCACCCCCCGCATGCCCAAAGGTATAGACGCGGAGGGGGGGTCGATGGCCGAAGAATTCCGCTTCCTCAAGAAGGTCGGGAAAATCCCCCCCACGGTCCCCTGGCAGATGTGCCAGGGGGCGTTCAGGCTCGACTACGTGGACCAGGTCCTGCGCAACGCGGCGAAGTACCGTATCGCCAGGTTCGACTATGACCAAAACTGA
- a CDS encoding ATP-binding protein, translated as MPWHSGISGRIIITFCTLSLLVFMSIQLSELYGLPFGLVRGKIADSTAKELTILSSVADVNKKLITVWLEERRGDARVAAESPYVRELAACRITKPASPHPHAELDAWLELIRTTYRYDAVRIIDPKSGKVIAASDNGAPDPSATQSLVAEATATGMNETISLTAEERGRAARLHIVRQIGQDLTPDEKPLLLLDFSVDLDQVMKPVLEGSIAGVLGRSGEVVLVDDKLRFLMSTKHPLKDGSPTSPLRSVNGAKTARLATEGGEGAMKTADYRGVPVLTAYRHIPLDPERAWGMEVKIDEAEALAPIRRQLQRALLFSLCGIALTFACSLFIARYLGRPLQNMARVAGEIEEGDLGQRVPLEGSRETIELGCSFNSMVDRLRQSQEGLEQRVAERTMQLEVLNRELQAEVRERWKMEERLRDSNEKFSAAYNSAPVMITIFSLEDGRYLDVNNKFCSVSGFSREESIGKSAVELGWITPPDDELARGRIERDGRIQDLEVSCTTKSGEKILCKNWGEIINVAGKKALLSIAMDITQYRKVEEQFHQAQKMESVGRLAGGVAHDFNNMLSVILGHAELCLMDKDNPQRMHLEAILDAGKRSADMTRQLLAFARRQTVEPKVLDLNETVSGMLRMLERLIGEGIELVWAPGPKLEQVKIDPAQVDQMLANLCVNARDAISGIGRLTILTANVTLSERECRGNSDLSPGSYVMLTVSDTGQGIPPEAQEHIFEPFFTTKEIGKGTGLGLATVYGIVKQNQGGIKVESKPGSGTTFSIFLPCISRGAQIEGVDAEPEPILGGKETILLVEDEPSVTEMSRNILESLGYRIMVAAGPEDALRQVTSGTEMIDLLLTDVVMPGMNGRDLARELRSVHPGLKCLFMSGYTADIIADHGVLHDSVNFLQKPFDVRSLAAKVRSALGEKAHTLSPDA; from the coding sequence ATGCCGTGGCATTCCGGGATAAGCGGCAGGATCATCATCACCTTCTGCACCCTCTCCCTGCTCGTTTTCATGTCCATCCAGCTAAGCGAGCTGTACGGCCTGCCGTTCGGGTTGGTGCGGGGCAAGATCGCGGACAGCACCGCCAAAGAGCTCACCATCCTCTCCAGCGTCGCCGACGTGAACAAGAAGCTGATCACGGTGTGGCTCGAGGAAAGGCGCGGCGACGCGCGCGTTGCCGCCGAGAGCCCCTACGTCAGGGAGCTCGCGGCCTGCAGGATTACTAAACCCGCGAGCCCGCACCCGCACGCCGAACTGGACGCATGGCTGGAATTGATCCGCACCACCTACCGCTACGACGCGGTCCGCATCATCGACCCCAAAAGCGGCAAAGTAATCGCCGCCAGCGACAACGGCGCACCCGATCCCTCGGCCACGCAGTCGCTTGTCGCTGAGGCGACGGCCACCGGGATGAACGAGACCATCAGCCTGACGGCGGAGGAAAGGGGCCGCGCGGCACGGCTGCACATCGTCAGGCAGATCGGGCAGGACTTGACGCCGGACGAGAAGCCGCTTTTGCTGCTCGACTTCTCCGTGGACCTCGACCAGGTGATGAAGCCTGTGCTCGAGGGTTCCATAGCCGGCGTGCTGGGTAGGTCGGGGGAGGTGGTCCTCGTCGACGACAAGCTCCGCTTTCTCATGAGCACGAAGCACCCCCTGAAGGACGGTTCCCCGACCTCCCCCTTGCGCAGCGTCAACGGGGCCAAGACGGCCAGGCTTGCCACAGAGGGGGGCGAGGGGGCGATGAAGACCGCCGACTACCGCGGGGTGCCGGTGCTTACCGCTTACCGGCACATCCCTCTCGACCCCGAGCGGGCCTGGGGGATGGAGGTCAAGATCGACGAGGCCGAGGCGCTCGCCCCCATCCGCAGGCAGCTGCAGCGGGCCCTTCTCTTCAGCCTTTGCGGCATCGCCCTCACCTTCGCCTGCTCCCTCTTCATCGCCCGCTACCTAGGCCGTCCGCTGCAGAACATGGCGCGCGTCGCAGGCGAGATCGAGGAAGGCGACCTGGGGCAGCGGGTCCCGCTGGAAGGTAGCAGGGAGACCATCGAGCTCGGCTGCTCCTTCAACTCGATGGTGGACCGGCTCAGGCAGTCCCAGGAGGGGCTGGAGCAGAGGGTGGCCGAGCGCACCATGCAGCTCGAGGTGCTGAACCGGGAACTCCAGGCGGAGGTAAGGGAAAGATGGAAAATGGAGGAGCGGTTGCGCGACAGCAACGAGAAGTTCTCCGCCGCCTACAACAGCGCCCCGGTCATGATCACCATCTTCTCCCTCGAGGACGGCCGCTATCTGGACGTCAACAACAAGTTCTGCTCCGTTTCCGGCTTCAGCCGCGAGGAGAGCATCGGCAAGAGTGCGGTGGAACTTGGGTGGATAACGCCGCCGGACGACGAGCTGGCAAGGGGGAGGATAGAGCGCGACGGCAGGATCCAGGACCTGGAGGTCTCCTGCACCACCAAGTCAGGCGAGAAGATCCTCTGCAAGAACTGGGGAGAGATCATCAACGTGGCCGGGAAGAAGGCGCTACTCTCCATCGCCATGGACATCACCCAGTACCGCAAGGTGGAGGAGCAGTTCCACCAGGCCCAGAAGATGGAGTCGGTGGGAAGGCTTGCGGGCGGGGTGGCGCACGATTTCAACAACATGCTCAGCGTGATCCTCGGGCATGCCGAGCTTTGCCTGATGGACAAAGACAACCCGCAGCGCATGCACCTGGAGGCGATCCTCGATGCCGGCAAGCGCTCTGCCGACATGACCAGGCAGCTCCTGGCCTTTGCCAGGAGGCAGACGGTCGAGCCGAAAGTACTAGACCTGAACGAGACCGTGTCCGGGATGCTGCGCATGCTCGAGCGGCTGATCGGGGAGGGGATAGAGCTGGTCTGGGCGCCGGGGCCCAAGCTGGAACAGGTCAAGATCGACCCGGCGCAGGTAGACCAGATGCTGGCAAACCTCTGCGTCAACGCCCGGGACGCCATATCCGGGATCGGCAGGCTAACCATCCTCACCGCAAACGTCACCCTGTCCGAGAGGGAGTGCCGCGGCAACAGCGACCTCTCCCCCGGCAGCTACGTGATGCTGACGGTCAGCGACACAGGTCAGGGTATCCCGCCCGAGGCGCAGGAGCACATCTTCGAGCCGTTCTTCACCACCAAGGAGATCGGCAAGGGTACGGGTCTGGGCCTAGCCACCGTGTACGGGATCGTGAAGCAGAACCAGGGGGGGATCAAGGTGGAGAGCAAGCCGGGATCCGGCACGACCTTCAGCATCTTCCTCCCCTGCATCTCCAGGGGCGCGCAGATCGAAGGGGTGGACGCCGAGCCGGAGCCGATCCTAGGTGGGAAGGAGACCATCCTACTAGTCGAGGACGAGCCGAGCGTGACGGAGATGAGCCGGAACATCCTGGAGAGCCTGGGGTACCGGATCATGGTCGCCGCTGGGCCCGAAGACGCGCTCAGACAGGTCACCTCCGGCACCGAGATGATAGACCTGCTCCTGACCGACGTGGTAATGCCGGGGATGAACGGCAGGGACCTCGCCAGGGAGCTCAGGTCGGTGCATCCCGGGCTCAAATGCCTGTTCATGTCCGGCTACACGGCGGACATCATCGCCGACCACGGCGTGCTGCACGACAGCGTAAATTTCCTGCAGAAACCATTCGACGTCAGGTCCCTGGCCGCCAAGGTGCGTTCGGCTCTCGGGGAGAAGGCGCATACCCTTTCCCCCGACGCCTGA
- a CDS encoding ABC transporter substrate-binding protein, translating into MEKLASIVRRPIIILLLILLVPRLGAGSAGAKESPDRPAKGGQKRVITVVYFPMAVPVAVLGEVLKRDRVLMKTLGRAGVRAEFRTLTKGSDALPYIRKGKVDAALISDMPAIEAASTGEMLIAGTIKRSYASVVARSGLVLEQLRRKKVGNAFGSTSHYALLQALRSARLTESDVNIVLMDTALMPDALARGEIDAFAAWEPIPTAAMKKYPGQFTPIYRQVSASYFLLSRRLVESDPAAADALSAALIRSTRWMKKGDNLALASRWALNGMTAFSGKQSGLSAQDIAEITRTDLLDVPGAPLVSAAEKEPRSALAREFDFLMSIGKLPQKVSRERFEGSISPELLPRLLARHKRHQLDTFDYAF; encoded by the coding sequence ATGGAAAAGCTAGCGTCGATCGTGAGGCGGCCGATCATCATCCTGCTGCTGATACTGCTGGTCCCCCGGCTGGGCGCAGGTTCAGCCGGCGCGAAGGAGTCCCCGGACCGGCCGGCAAAGGGGGGGCAAAAGCGCGTGATAACGGTGGTGTACTTCCCGATGGCGGTACCGGTCGCGGTGCTGGGAGAGGTGCTCAAGCGGGACAGGGTGCTTATGAAGACCCTCGGCCGCGCCGGCGTCCGTGCCGAATTCCGCACCCTGACCAAGGGGTCGGATGCCCTCCCCTACATCAGGAAGGGGAAGGTGGACGCCGCCCTGATCTCAGACATGCCCGCCATCGAGGCCGCGAGCACCGGGGAGATGCTGATCGCAGGGACCATCAAGCGAAGCTACGCTTCCGTCGTCGCGCGAAGCGGGCTGGTCCTGGAGCAGTTGCGCAGGAAGAAGGTGGGGAACGCCTTCGGCTCGACCTCTCACTACGCCCTGTTGCAGGCCCTGAGGTCCGCCAGGCTGACCGAAAGCGACGTGAACATCGTGCTGATGGACACGGCGCTCATGCCTGACGCGCTCGCCAGAGGGGAGATCGACGCCTTCGCCGCATGGGAGCCGATCCCGACGGCCGCCATGAAGAAGTACCCGGGACAGTTCACCCCGATTTACCGCCAGGTGAGTGCCTCTTATTTCCTGCTCTCCCGCAGGCTCGTGGAAAGCGATCCCGCGGCGGCGGATGCGCTCTCCGCGGCGCTGATCCGCTCGACCCGCTGGATGAAGAAGGGGGACAACCTTGCCTTGGCCAGCAGGTGGGCGCTAAACGGCATGACCGCCTTCTCCGGCAAGCAGTCCGGGCTCTCGGCGCAGGACATCGCCGAGATCACCCGCACCGACCTCCTCGATGTGCCGGGCGCGCCGCTTGTATCCGCGGCGGAGAAGGAGCCGCGCTCGGCCCTGGCGCGCGAGTTCGACTTCCTCATGTCCATCGGCAAGCTCCCCCAGAAGGTTTCGCGAGAAAGGTTCGAGGGTAGCATCAGCCCCGAGCTTTTACCGCGCCTGCTGGCAAGGCACAAGCGCCACCAACTGGACACCTTCGACTACGCCTTCTGA
- a CDS encoding sulfurtransferase translates to MAVKHLVRLLSVLALITALAGTSWAKPQAQGYKGYARGSALITAKELKQLIDAKDKKLVIIAAENDVEYRLGHIPGSFQVDRPAYEAPAATQNGVTGNLIDAAGFTRLAQELGVNKDSKVVVYDTKYDATRLWWAFLYYGKGDVRVLDGGIKAWKDAGYDTAILAPDAAKRGSFVARVALPRSRVETPEILALKDPARGQLWDNRDRKEYCGEELKKGAYRKGRIPWGKHSDWAIFKKKENAGEWVSAAEAQAILKKLGVDGKKDQYFFCQSGVRSTQAMFTFYLMGYPLNKLHNYDSSWIGWSKDASLPIETGCDLNPAVATAR, encoded by the coding sequence ATGGCAGTAAAACATCTGGTGCGGCTCCTTTCCGTTCTGGCGCTGATAACGGCCCTGGCGGGAACGTCCTGGGCAAAACCGCAGGCGCAAGGGTACAAGGGATATGCACGCGGCTCCGCCCTGATCACGGCGAAGGAGCTGAAGCAGCTCATCGACGCGAAGGACAAGAAGCTGGTCATCATCGCGGCGGAGAACGACGTCGAGTACCGCCTGGGCCACATTCCGGGTTCCTTCCAGGTGGACCGCCCTGCGTACGAGGCACCGGCTGCCACGCAGAACGGGGTGACCGGCAACCTGATCGACGCGGCAGGCTTCACCAGGCTCGCACAGGAGCTAGGCGTCAACAAGGATTCCAAGGTCGTAGTCTACGACACGAAGTACGACGCGACGCGTCTTTGGTGGGCCTTCCTGTACTACGGCAAGGGGGACGTGAGGGTCTTGGACGGCGGGATCAAGGCATGGAAGGACGCAGGGTACGACACGGCGATCCTCGCGCCGGACGCAGCAAAGCGCGGGTCGTTCGTCGCCAGGGTCGCCCTGCCGCGCAGCAGGGTCGAGACCCCGGAAATCCTGGCGCTGAAAGATCCGGCCAGGGGGCAGCTCTGGGACAACCGGGACCGCAAGGAGTACTGCGGCGAGGAGCTGAAGAAGGGGGCTTACCGTAAAGGGCGCATCCCCTGGGGCAAGCACAGCGACTGGGCGATCTTCAAGAAGAAGGAGAACGCCGGCGAGTGGGTCAGCGCCGCCGAAGCGCAGGCGATCTTGAAGAAGCTGGGCGTGGACGGCAAGAAGGACCAGTATTTCTTCTGCCAATCAGGGGTACGCTCCACCCAGGCGATGTTCACCTTCTACCTGATGGGCTACCCGCTGAACAAGCTGCACAACTATGACAGCTCCTGGATCGGCTGGTCCAAGGACGCGAGCCTTCCCATCGAAACCGGCTGCGACCTGAACCCGGCGGTCGCGACGGCGAGATAA
- a CDS encoding MalY/PatB family protein — protein MTKKFDFDEIIDRRGTSSEKWDKYRDRDIIPLWVADMDFRSPPAVIEALHERVSHGVFGYTAPSESLVEAVLKSLGDEFGWQVAKEWIVWLPGLVTGLNVACRSVGAAGDDVITFTPVYPPFMSAPPLSGRNAINVPLVCEKGRWGFNLEDLERAVTPATRLLLLCSPHNPVGRVWSREELELLAQFAQRHDLIICSDEIHAGLVLEEGVRHIPIATLSPETGARTITLFAPSKTYNVPGLGCSFAVISDDALRRAFKKAMGRIVPHVNLLGYTAAEAAYRYGEEWRQELIAYLRGNRDLVAREVARMPGLEVAPVEATYLSWIDVRETGIEDPVRFFEEAGVGLSGGNDFGLPGYVRLNFGCRRELLAEALRRMRVALETRAGI, from the coding sequence ATGACCAAGAAGTTCGACTTCGACGAGATCATCGACCGGCGGGGCACCTCCAGCGAGAAATGGGACAAGTACCGCGACCGCGACATAATACCGCTTTGGGTGGCGGACATGGATTTCCGCTCACCCCCCGCCGTCATCGAGGCGCTGCACGAGCGGGTGAGCCACGGGGTTTTCGGCTACACCGCCCCTTCGGAGAGCCTCGTCGAGGCGGTGCTCAAGTCGCTTGGGGACGAGTTCGGCTGGCAGGTGGCAAAGGAGTGGATCGTCTGGCTCCCCGGTCTCGTCACCGGCTTGAACGTCGCCTGCCGGTCGGTGGGTGCTGCGGGAGACGACGTGATCACCTTCACCCCGGTCTATCCCCCCTTCATGTCGGCCCCGCCCCTTTCCGGGCGCAACGCGATCAACGTGCCGCTTGTCTGCGAAAAGGGGCGCTGGGGTTTTAACCTGGAGGATCTGGAGCGCGCGGTGACCCCGGCCACCAGGCTCCTTTTGCTCTGCTCCCCGCACAACCCGGTCGGGCGCGTCTGGAGCCGCGAAGAGCTGGAGCTGCTGGCGCAGTTCGCGCAAAGGCACGATCTCATCATCTGTAGCGACGAGATCCACGCGGGGCTGGTGCTGGAGGAAGGGGTGCGGCACATCCCGATCGCGACCCTCTCTCCGGAGACAGGCGCCCGCACCATCACGCTTTTCGCCCCCAGCAAGACCTACAACGTTCCGGGGCTCGGCTGCTCCTTCGCCGTCATCTCTGACGACGCGCTGCGCCGCGCCTTCAAAAAGGCGATGGGGAGGATCGTCCCCCATGTGAACCTCCTGGGGTACACGGCTGCCGAGGCGGCCTACCGGTACGGGGAGGAATGGCGCCAGGAGCTGATAGCCTACCTGCGCGGCAACCGCGACCTGGTCGCGCGGGAGGTGGCGCGCATGCCGGGGCTCGAGGTGGCGCCGGTGGAGGCGACCTACCTTTCCTGGATCGATGTGCGCGAAACGGGGATCGAGGATCCGGTCCGCTTCTTCGAGGAGGCGGGCGTAGGCCTTTCCGGAGGGAACGATTTCGGGCTGCCGGGGTACGTGAGGCTCAATTTCGGCTGCCGCCGGGAGCTCCTGGCCGAGGCGCTGCGGCGCATGCGGGTCGCGCTGGAGACGCGGGCAGGTATCTGA